In Falco rusticolus isolate bFalRus1 chromosome 7, bFalRus1.pri, whole genome shotgun sequence, the DNA window tccatttctttcctaaaaaatCTTACCATTCTATTTCCCCTCAACATTATTAAGTAGCACTGACCTGACATTTGCAGAGATGACTCCAAGATCTTCCCAGCGTGCCAAGTAAATTAAACCCCACTGTCATCCACACAGTTAAGACGCCTTATTCCTAAATACGCTTTACAATCACCCGTATTGAATCACGTCACTTATTTTACCGCGCAGTCACTCAGAATTGCAGGATCATTCTGCTTCTTTAGACAATCAGCGTTAGCTTTCACTACCTCGTATATTATTTTGTGTCAGAGACACACTTTGTTGCAGCTACTGTCATTCTCTTACCCTGAGTATTTCAGTAGTAGCAGTGCTAGCCTAGCCTCTGCCGCCACGGTGGGGTATGTTCAGATACCGGTTCATTTTCCAGTCCTCCTCTAGCATGAAACTTATCACCTCTCCCCAGGCTTTTCCCCCactcttttatgtttttttcattaatccAGGAAAGCCATCCTCCTCGCCACATAACGGATTAACTACCTCAACAGCCCTTGATATCTCATTTTGTCAAGGCTCTTCAGAAATCCCAATTCATTCTACAAACAGGATCATCTTTCTCCACATGTTTGTGCCAGAACACCTTCAAAGAACTCCCAACAATTTGCGAGGTGTCACTGCCCTTCCACAAAGCCTTTCACACAGCATTTAACCATCTTCCCTTCCTGCAGGTAGCTGCCACCACCATGAGGACTTGATGGAGACCCATGGGGGTTGCTGAAAGGCCAGCCTTGTCTTGGTAAGATCTAGTCCAAGATCTAGTTTACCAAGATGTTTTGCTTCAGAAGGAGAGCTCTATACAATGAGGAaactggtggggaaaaaaaaaaaaaaggagaaggccactgattaagggactggagcacctgTCATAGCAGAATCGGCTGAGAGAGTTGGCAattttagtctggagaagagtCAAAGGAACCTTCGCAACGTGTATAAATACTTgatgggcagggatggggacagggaacTGGGAAGATGGAGCCAGGGTCTCCTCaggtgtccagtgacaggagaagaggcaaaaggcacaaactgaaatacaggaaagtCCAattcaacaaaagaaaaaacttctgtactgtgagggtggtcGACTGTTGGAACATGTTGCctagagaggctgtggagtctccaaCCTTGGAGATACCGGGAAGTCAACAGGACACAGCTTGGAGCAACCTGCTCCGGGTGACACTATGCAGAGCAGTGAGGTCAAACTGGATGATCTGGAAgctcaaccattctgtgactcttCAAAGGATAAAGTGATAGCAGGCAACATTCAGTCTCTTCTAAGAGCCAATTCAGGGGCTTGGTAGAAACACACGCTACCTATCAAAAAGGACtccagaagaacaaaaaagaagtttatGTGGTTTAAGTCAACTACTTGTGACATATTCAAATATGTACGATAGCAAGGAAGCtattagaagtaaaaaaaccctcctaCAGAAAGGGGAAACAATTTCTAactcaatttaaaaacaaatacaagcaaatcaaaagaaagaagaaaaaaaaaaaaaaggcagagcaaaCCCAAGTGTTTTAGAAGGAGTTTGTTTAAAGCATAAAATTAGCAGTAATCTTTCAGGTGCAAGAAACCAGCCGGTGGGTGAGACTTCTAAGAGGAATAAGAACAGCACTCAGAAAATAATGCatagaaaaaagcagaattatttattattagGGTGTTCATGATGAAAGCACTCAAACAACGTTCCTACACTAGAACCTTTTTTTACAGGTTTACTTCTTTACAGACTCTTAATTCTGAGAAAACATCTTGACTTCAAGTGTTGGTAGGAGAGGTTTTGGGACAGAGCAAAAAACGAGTGTGAAGCAGCGGCGAGACCAGCTGACATTCCCCCGGCGGTTCGGAAGGAAGCACCTGCCCCAACGGCGCAAGGCATCTGCTGAGCTGGACTCAGCACCACAGAAACCGAATGCGGCAAACATAATGCTGAGTTTTCTAAGAATTTCAGGATGGAACGGaagattttcatttcagtttatgaAGAACGTTGTTTTAGTAATTACAATCCTTTCTACTGAAGTATCCCAACAGGTTAAAAGGAGTCTGTAAAGGTCTAAAGGAAAATAGCTCTCTTCCAATGGAAGatgtgatttatttaaagactttttaaaactttggtTTTGCGCATGCATTTGTATCTGGTTGGCTTTAAAGGTGTAATGTTAAAAGTCCTGCTACTTCTTTACCACCCATATTCTGCACTATGAGCCATTAAAGACAAACTttaaaacacagggaaaatcACAGGCAGAATTCATATCCTACTTGGATTTGAATGGTATCAGATCCTAGCAAGGCAGTATGAAATCCCGACctcctctggattttatttttgccgTAGAACTGTAGGAAACTCCTAAATTACTGTgagaatctgaaaaataatctgatcCAGCCAGTGGACAGATATCctgatgtttctctttttcttcctttacctAGGGATGTCTCCAGGACAGCCGTCGCTAACCTTCCAGCCAAAGGACTGGAAAGCCTTAAAGAACTAATGGCCAAAAATACATGGACTTTAAAGAAATTACCAGCTGTAAAGATATTTCTTCAGCTAATGCGTGCTGACCTATCATACCCAAGTCACTGCTGTGCTTtcaagagctggaaaaaagcCAGCGGGTGAGTTTCACTAACTTCCATTCAATTTTGAAGTATGTAAGTGAAGACAATGTTACAGTATTAATCTAAAATTACATCTATTGGCACTTCTGTGGCCATTTTTCCTAGGTATAGAGGACATCCTTTGAAACAGAGATTTGCAGTTTCAAACTGacagaagacagacattttcATGTAATAATTTGTAGGACCTTTTGCAACTGCTGCTCCTTTAGTTGAGCCCagaattaaagggaaaaaaaagaaaaggctaaCGTGCCATAACACAGACCGTGGTGTAGGAAAGCctggaaaaagacattttggagGGGTTATAACCTCATGTCTTGTATGTTTTCTAACTGAAAAGCTCAGAATAAATGACTCTGTAATAACCTTGCAGACAGattatttcaaattcagtttcagCAGGATTTCCAGCCTTCCATCAGAACAGGTGCGGATagcttttggaaagaaaaaaaaaaacatttctagatGTTCTGATGCAACAAAGCGACTCATCTTCTGTCCCAGAGGGAAGGGGGATGACTTACTGGGATTAGCAGCAGAATTGTACCGCAGAATGCAAATCCACTGTAAATTTCTCCAAAGTTTAATAAAGTTTAGAGAATTCCTATCCAGGCCAGCCCCTGATTTAGAAAGACAGCTCCCGTCTTCAGTATTGCAGTATTTGTATATTTCAATACACACAGTATATTGAAAATATGCTATGCTAAGTATATGAATTATTCGATAATAAACTCACAAAGCAATAGCATTCACAATTACGACGACTGGAAAGGTgaggacagaaataaaacagaggaGTGGAAAGATTTAAAGTCCTGGACAGGAAGAATgtgcagaaaaaacccagcacagtCTAATGACTGAAAGAAACAAGTATTTGCAAGTTCATTAGTAGAGATGAAATTTCTCAGATGGAATTGTATGCCATCTCAGACTGTTAGCAACCTCAAATTCTACGGAGCTGGAAATGAGAAGTGCTAAAGGTTATGTGACAGTGGGTTGCAGCGATCAAAAAATGCGATGACAAATTGCAATTTTTTCCCTAGTAAAAAATACGAACAATTTTTGACTACAAATACAGGTGAATCACACCATGAGGTACAGCGACCCAACCACTATACTGCTTGTTAGCTGTAAAGCACCGACAGAAAATGCACagatcagaaattaaaatgatggAAGCTCTgggagaaaattatttgtgagcaaaaatgaaaaggaaattaacacTGTGTGCATTATTTAAGAGGTACATAAACAGCAGATAAAAGTCTTGTTACCTAGTAAGAATGTAGATCCCAAGAAGGAAAAGGGATTATGGATGCTGAACTAGCCAAATTACTACTGGGGACAGCTGACagcaacagagaaaggaaaaatatagtttaaaaaaaagctctgagATGCTCAAGCGAACCGTTTGCTCTGTGTTCTATGAACAGAAGGATACCCCAGCACATTTTTCTAGCTGTTTTCATTCACTGCGGTTCGCTGTTGAAGTGTTCCCTTCGTTTACTCGCTGCACTCCAGTCGCACTGTAAATGCCAGTGGTgatttccccctctctctttcAGAATCCTGGAGTACCTGATGTGTAACCAGAGTGGCAGCCACAGCTTTCATAAGAGATCAGTCAAAGCTCTCAGAGGTCCATTTTACAAAGATCACGCAGAAGAATACACAGACCACACCGACAGCATCTATGACAAAAACACCAAGTTCACAAATTTTCATGACAATTCccattattacatttttttggaAGAGCACGGCGAAGGCGATCTTGGGTTTGGCCAAGAGCTCAAGAACCCTCAGATAGAAGACGTCCAGACCTTTGACAGTCATTATGACTATCCTCTCTGTGGAGGCAACGAAGATGTAATATGCACTCCAGAGCCTGACGAGTTTAATCCCTGTGAGGATATAATGGGATACCAGTTTCTGAGGATTGTGGTGTGGTTCGTGAACCTGCTGGCCATCTTAGGTaacatttttgtccttttcatcCTTCTCACCAGCCATTACAAACTGACAGTGCCACGCTTTCTGATGTGTAACTTAGCCTTTGCCGATTTTTGCATGGGGTTGTACCTCCTCCTGATCGCTTCAGTGGATCTTTACACCAGGTCGGAGTACTACAACCACGCTATCGAGTGGCAGACCGGGCCTGGCTGCAACACAGCTGGCTTTTTCACCGTCTTTGCTAGCGAGCTTTCCATCTACACCCTGACTGTCATCACCCTGGAGCGCTGGTACGCCATCACTTTCGCCATGCGCCCCGATCGAAAGATTCGCCTCCGGCACGCCTTGGTGATCATGCTGGGGGGGTGgctctcctgctttcttcttgcccttttgCCACTGGTTGGCGTCAGCAGCTATAGCAAAGTCAGCATCTGCTTGCCCATGGACACTGAAACACCCGTGGCTGAAGCCTACGTTGTCTTCGTTTTAATATGTAACATTATTGCTTTTGTCATCATTTGTGCCTGCTACGTAAAAATCTACGTAACAGTGCGAAACCCTCAGTACAAGTCAGGGGACAAAGACACCAAGATTGCC includes these proteins:
- the TSHR gene encoding thyrotropin receptor is translated as MGASHGLPRSEICFFFCLLVFSYISIDETLRSLEAHSFNSLSKVTHIEFRNLRNLDYIDPDAFKNLPLLKYLGIFNTGLKAFPDLNKIYSSDVNFLLEIADNPFMTSVPANAFRGLCNESLTLKLYNNGFTSIQGHAFNGTNLDALYLHKNKYLEVINDDAFLGVYSGPTLLDVSRTAVANLPAKGLESLKELMAKNTWTLKKLPAVKIFLQLMRADLSYPSHCCAFKSWKKASGILEYLMCNQSGSHSFHKRSVKALRGPFYKDHAEEYTDHTDSIYDKNTKFTNFHDNSHYYIFLEEHGEGDLGFGQELKNPQIEDVQTFDSHYDYPLCGGNEDVICTPEPDEFNPCEDIMGYQFLRIVVWFVNLLAILGNIFVLFILLTSHYKLTVPRFLMCNLAFADFCMGLYLLLIASVDLYTRSEYYNHAIEWQTGPGCNTAGFFTVFASELSIYTLTVITLERWYAITFAMRPDRKIRLRHALVIMLGGWLSCFLLALLPLVGVSSYSKVSICLPMDTETPVAEAYVVFVLICNIIAFVIICACYVKIYVTVRNPQYKSGDKDTKIAKRMAVLIFTDFLCMAPISFHALSAIMNKPLITVTNSKILLVLFYPLNSCANPFLYAIFTKAFRRDVFILLSKFGICEHQAQVYRGQTISAKTSSGSYGQRISRGIGQILTSIQDPVNDYLPAVTTQNQILMEECKQTEL